The region GTGGTCCGCCGCCTCCACCCCGAAGGCCCCGGGCCGTACTCCTGGTGGTCCTACCGGGGCAAGGCGTTCGACAACGACTCGGGCTGGCGGATCGATCTGGTCGTCACGACCGACGGCATCGCACAGCGCGCCGTGTCGGCCGTGGTGGAGAAGGCTCCGACGTATGACCAACGCTGGAGCGACCATTGCCCGGTCACGGTGTCCTTCGACTGGCCGTAGGCGGGACTACTGCAACCGGGGCCAAGTTATGCAACATCGTGACTAGTCGGGCGTCGCACCTTGATCCGGTCCGCGTGATCACCAACGCTGTGAAACATGAGGCTCCGCAAGGTATCTGGCTGTGACGACGATGAGTGTCCGGCGGTCTACCTCTCAGACCGGGGCACCGCGGTCATTCAGGGTGAGCGGGTCACGGAGGCGGAGGGACTGACGCTCAGGAAAGGGGAGACAGCGGTCGAGCTGCCCCCGGACATCCTGCTCGATGCAGTCGTGGCGTTGGCCGAATCCGGCAGCGCTGAGACCGTCCAGCGGCTGACGGGGGGCGCTGAAGTGCTGGTAGCAGGCGAACGACTCCGCGACCGGTTCACCGGATGCGAACGGTCGGCCTGGCGGTTCGAGTGCCAGCCGACCTACACCATTGCGCGAGAGCAAGAGAACCTGCGCCGGTTCCGAGCGGGCGAGCCGAAACCGGCGGGACGCAACGCCAGCTGGCATGCGAGGGTCCGGTCGCTGGTGTCGGCGGGCAAGATCATTGGCCGGGTCCGTACCGTCCGGCGGCCATTGAGCGAGTATCAGCGGTACCAACTCGCTTGGGGCATCCCCGGCAACATCGAAGCCGGGGAAGATATCCGGATCCTTGACCTGGCCGATCTTGACCTGGACCTGCCGTCCCATGATTTCTGGCTCTTCGATGAGTCGTTAGTGGTTGATCTCAACTTCCGGCCGGACGGCACCCTGATCGATATCGACCAGCGGGAGGACCCGGACCTGACGCAGTACCTCAAGTGGCGAGACACGGCCTTGGATAACGCCGTTCCATTGAGCGAGTGGGATGCTCGAACCTGACACCGGGCAGTGGGACAGAAGAAACCTTGCCGAGACGCTGAAGCAGCTACGCAAGGCGGCCGGGCTCTCGGGTGAGAGGCTGGCCGTTCGGGCTGCTATGTCGCAGTCGAAAATCAGCCGTATCGAGTCCGGTCGGTCGCTTCCCACGGTGGTTGATGTGGAACGGATCATCAAGGCGCTCGAAGTGTCTCCCGAAGTCCGGGAAGAAGTCCTATCGCTGGCCCGAACCGCGAACGTCGAATACATATCGTTGCGTTCGTCTGCCCGTCTGGGTATCTGGTGGAAGCAAGCCGAGATCAAGGCACTTGCCGAATCGTCATCGGCGGTCCGCCAGTTCCTTCCCGCTATCCCCTCCGGGCTTCTCCAGACGCGCGAGTACGCGCGTTCGGTGCTCACACCCGGCGTGGCGGGAAGACCCGCGAGGGATATCGACCGCGCTGTCCAGGCACGGCTGGAAAGTCAGGATGCGCTGAACGACGAATCACGCCGGTTCTACTTCCTGATGACCGAGCAAGCCGTGCGGTTGAAGCGCGCTGCCGCCACTGTCATGGTCGGCCAGCTACGGCATATGGCAACATTATCCAACCGGCCCAATGTTGAGCTTGCGATTCTTCCCCACCGTGCGTTGGTCAACTCCTCGCCGCTGAACGTGTTCGTGGTATACGACGATCGGCTGGTCAAGGTCGAACTCTTCTCCGGTTCAATCGCGTTGCGCGACTATCAGGACATCTCGTATCACCTGAACCTGTTCGAACACTTCCGCGAGAGATCGATGACCGGGGACGAGGCGAGAGATTTTCTTGTTTCGGTTGCCGACGAATTTACCCAACAACGCGCATAGCACTACACCCGCGGCATGGCACCGCCGATAATTTCCCGTGGAGCGGTCCCGAGCAACTCCTCTGGCGAATCTCCCCCCGACTGGTCGGGACTGCTTCTCGACGGGAGGCACAGAGTGGTGATGTGGCTGCGGCGCTGGAAGGAGCAGCGTCGGAAGAACCAGGAATGGGCACGGATGCGCAAGCGCCGCAAG is a window of Saccharopolyspora phatthalungensis DNA encoding:
- a CDS encoding DUF6879 family protein, with translation MRLRKVSGCDDDECPAVYLSDRGTAVIQGERVTEAEGLTLRKGETAVELPPDILLDAVVALAESGSAETVQRLTGGAEVLVAGERLRDRFTGCERSAWRFECQPTYTIAREQENLRRFRAGEPKPAGRNASWHARVRSLVSAGKIIGRVRTVRRPLSEYQRYQLAWGIPGNIEAGEDIRILDLADLDLDLPSHDFWLFDESLVVDLNFRPDGTLIDIDQREDPDLTQYLKWRDTALDNAVPLSEWDART
- a CDS encoding helix-turn-helix domain-containing protein, whose translation is MLEPDTGQWDRRNLAETLKQLRKAAGLSGERLAVRAAMSQSKISRIESGRSLPTVVDVERIIKALEVSPEVREEVLSLARTANVEYISLRSSARLGIWWKQAEIKALAESSSAVRQFLPAIPSGLLQTREYARSVLTPGVAGRPARDIDRAVQARLESQDALNDESRRFYFLMTEQAVRLKRAAATVMVGQLRHMATLSNRPNVELAILPHRALVNSSPLNVFVVYDDRLVKVELFSGSIALRDYQDISYHLNLFEHFRERSMTGDEARDFLVSVADEFTQQRA